A part of Crassostrea angulata isolate pt1a10 chromosome 5, ASM2561291v2, whole genome shotgun sequence genomic DNA contains:
- the LOC128184122 gene encoding uncharacterized protein LOC128184122, giving the protein MSTSGFAKMTFESLKVPQLKRFLQNRGVTCHFYRRDHLLKLCKLAEELKLEVLNDELDELQSGSTEKDILPIGDVTKWSVNLATLPSVESCDVMVYLLNDCGWEASRLTSYRKDNGYKLHRDNHISDVTIAEVSDSSPYFYVKACCVPETRQTEAPYVTWVLLRTNGQIFGGGCSCVVGNGTCKHCVALLFSLVSFSDRHKDRYSEACTDTVCMWDKPKKTSEPMEIDNIDLQKNTTTDKKVMPTPKNYSPCGEINLREVEKNVFTLFKSSNSLLLQVLDPPSDDSSSDEMDIPTLKTALQTLSLKCSILEHLKMIYTSDVVLEIEKITRGQSDNTAWFEHRYGRITASLFPSVMHFKFTDNPENYILKKILSSSVDSSHSLVPSLAFGKKYEPVARQQYFEKHKKSHKNLKVDQCGLFVSEQYPFMGASPDGRVSCKCCGVGLLEVKCSFTYQNVEPLEACKDDHYHLYIDENNDVRLKHTSPWYVQIQGQMGICKSLWCDFVFFTRRGILIDRINFDGDMFFDIVQKCNKFFDKYVVNSLLH; this is encoded by the exons ATGTCAACATCCGGTTTCGCCAAAATGACTTTCGAAAGTCTCAAAGTGCCACAATTAAAGCGTTTTTTACAGAATCGCGGAGTTACATGTCACTTTTACAGAAGAGATCACCTTTTAAAGCTGTGCAAACTTGCTGAGGAATTAAAATTGGAAGTTTTAAACGACGAATTAG ACGAGTTGCAAAGTGGAAGTACTGAGAAGGATATTTTGCCAATAGGAGATGTTACAAAGTGGTCAGTAAATTTGGCAACATTACCATCAGTTGAGTCATGTGACGTCATGGTGTATCTCTTGAATGATTGCGGTTGGGAAGCTTCACGATTAACATCCTACAGAAAGGATAATGGTTACAAGTTACACAGAGACAACCACATCAGTGATGTAACTATTGCGGAGGTATCAGATTCTTCACCATACTTTTATGTGAAGGCATGCTGTGTACCAGAAACAAGGCAGACTGAGGCCCCATATGTCACTTGGGTACTCTTGAGAACTAACGGACAGATATTTGGTGGTGGTTGTTCTTGTGTTGT AGGTAATGGGACATGTAAACACTGTGTTGCCCTATTGTTCTCCCTGGTGAGCTTTAGTGATAGGCACAAGGATCGCTATTCGGAGGCATGTACTGACACTGTGTGTATGTGGGACAAGCCGAAGAAGACATCTGAGCCAATGGAGATAGACAACATTgatttgcagaaaaatacaacCACTGACAAAAAAGTTATgccaactcccaaaaattactCCCCTTGTGGTGAAATCAATTTAAGGGAGGTTGAGAAAAATGTATTTACTCTGTTTAAATCAAGCAACTCATTACTTTTACAAGTTTTAGATCCTCCAAGTGATGACAGCTCTTCTGATGAAATGGATATTCCTACACTAAAAACTGCTTTACAAACACTGTCACTTAAATGTTCCATTTTagaacatttaaaaatgatttacacaTCAGATGTTGTACTAGAAATAGAAAAGATTACTAGAGGTCAGTCCGACAACACTGCCTGGTTCGAACATAGATATGGCAGGATTACAGCATCACTTTTTCCTTCTGTCATGCATTTTAAATTTACCGACAATCCTGAAAATTATATCTTGAAGAAAATACTTAGCTCTTCTGTAGATAGTTCTCATTCTCTTGTACCTTCCCTTGCATTTGGTAAAAAGTATGAACCTGTAGCCAGACAACAGTACtttgaaaaacacaaaaaatcacACAAGAATTTAAAAGTAGATCAATGTGGTTTGTTTGTTAGTGAACAATATCCTTTTATGGGAGCTTCACCAGATGGAAGAGTTTCTTGCAAATGTTGTGGAGTGGGGCTCCTTGAGGTTAAATGTAGTTTTACATATCAAAATGTCGAACCCTTAGAGGCCTGTAAAGATGATCATTACCATCTTTACATTGATGAAAACAATGATGTTCGGTTAAAGCATACTTCACCATGGTATGTTCAAATTCAGGGGCAAATGGGAATTTGCAAATCCTTATGGtgtgattttgttttctttacaagAAGGGGAATACTTATTGACAGAATAAATTTTGATGGTGATatgttttttgacattgttcagaaatgcaacaaattttttgataaatacgTTGTAAACTCACTGTTGCATTAA
- the LOC128184123 gene encoding uncharacterized protein LOC128184123, whose protein sequence is MPRYYCVAEGCSSDSRKKGRYGFMADVEFFPFPSSKHPKVRRKWLELIRRRDFEPSRHDRICSMHFVDGQPTQDHQYPELFRYNNFKCSLGNRGTSSIEKRSLLQAANNNNKVTSDQENEHRPTQATATDILLVDEDDAYREQLFPFPVNKEITVQSIPAVEPTATPSDHDYCSYGNEKAHPQTCNAECQTNLTLQDMEKSEAELLQLRETFRDKDDLKRYLLVDKMTDSDSSVKSYFGLPSVVTLFGIFAILDNLTPTLAYWKGGSGVYNATPENPSKKTGPNRKLTRFHEFLITLLRLRLALPTFVIADIFGISCTRVSQIFVTWINYMNVVFSPLLKRPSAKCMKKFLPKCFKSVFPKTTCIIDCTEFFIERPSTPTAQSRTYSSYKQKNTFKALVAVTPSGAFMFISNLWGGNVSDRYITEHCGFLDIVKPGDEVMADRGFLIRDLLLERRATLNIPPFTKKCSWGKGKHLTAHDVLKTKKIAKLRIHVERAIGRLKNYKILSHTIPLKIKPLCNQIVKVCAFLSNCQEPLVK, encoded by the exons ATGCCGCGGTATTACTGTGTCGCCGAAGGCTGTTCTTCGGATTCAAGGAAAAAGGGGAGGTATGGGTTTATGGCAGACGTAGAATTCTTCCCTTTTCCCTCGTCAAAGCATCCCAAAGTACGCAGGAAGTGGCTTGAGTTGATAAGACGCCGTGACTTCGAGCCTTCTCGACATGACAGGATATGCTCCATGCACTTTGTTGACGGTCAACCAACACAGGACCACCAATACCCCGAGCTTTTCCGCTACAATAACTTTAAGTGCTCGTTGGGAAATCGAGGTACATCTTCCATTGAAAAGAGGTCCCTTCTACAAGCCGCAAATAATAACAACAAAGTTACGTCTGATCAGGAGAATGAGCATCGACCTACTCAGGCTACTGCAACGGATATTCTTTTAGTG GATGAAGATGATGCATATAGAGAACAGCTCTTTCCATTCCCTGTCAATAAGGAAATCACTGTGCAATCCATACCAGCAGTAGAACCAACAGCAA CTCCCAGTGATCATGATTATTGTTCATATGGGAATGAAAAGGCCCATCCCCAGACTTGTAATGCAGAATGCCAGACGAACTTGACACTACAGGACATGGAAAAGTCTGAAGCTGAACTGCTGCAACTGAGGGAGACCTTTAGGGACAAGGATGATCTGAAGCGATACTTGCTTGTGGACAAGATGACAGACAGTGATAGTTCTGTCAAGAGTTACTTCGGATTGCCATCGGTCGTTACTCTATTTGGAATCTTTG CCATCCTTGACAATCTTACACCAACGCTGGCATACTGGAAAGGTGGGTCAGGAGTATACAATGCAACACCAGAGAATCCCTCCAAGAAgactggaccaaacaggaagcTGACACGTTTTCACGAATTCCTTATAACACTGTTAAGACTTAGATTAGCTTTACCAACTTTTGTCATAGCAGATATTTTTGGGATTTCATGCACTAGAGTGTCACAAATTTTTGTTACCTGGATTAATTATATGAATGTTGTGTTTTCACCTCTTTTGAAAAGACCATCTGCTAAATGTATGAAAAAGTTTTTgccaaaatgttttaaatcagttTTTCCCAAAACAACTTGCATAATTGATTGTActgaattttttattgaacGGCCTTCCACCCCAACAGCACAGTCTAGAACATACAGTTCTTATAAGCAGAAAAATACCTTTAAAGCTTTAGTTGCTGTTACTCCTTCGGGAGCTTTCATGTTCATTTCAAATCTTTGGGGTGGAAATGTATCAGACAGGTACATAACTGAACACTGTGGATTTTTAGATATTGTAAAACCTGGTGATGAAGTGATGGCAGATAGGGGCTTTTTGATAAGAGATTTACTGTTAGAAAGAAGGGCTACATTAAATATACCACCATTTACCAAAAAGTGTTCATGGGGGAAAGGTAAACATCTCACTGCACAtgatgttttgaaaacaaaaaaaattgcaaagcTTCGTATCCATGTGGAACGAGCAATAGGTAGATTAAAGAACTACAAAATTTTATCTCACACTATTCCACTGAAAATAAAACCTCTGTGTAACCAAATTGTAAAAGTGTGTGCCTTTTTAAGCAACTGTCAGGAACCTTTAGTGAaatga